A single window of Eleginops maclovinus isolate JMC-PN-2008 ecotype Puerto Natales chromosome 19, JC_Emac_rtc_rv5, whole genome shotgun sequence DNA harbors:
- the si:dkey-13p1.4 gene encoding transmembrane protein 151B produces the protein MLSSDPDSAEDTAVNNAPNEAEEEEQEDEQDSSAESDVPEEQRPVKQSLGACVCRESHWRCLLLSLLMYSCLGAVAWCQLTRVTKISFNSALTSSFSASFTSSLRGASGMGVSGNSMIYHDSPCSDGYIYIPLAFLLMLYVLYMVECWHCRARSELQSKADVDTVYERVLRMRQAQPCIWWKAISYHFVRRTRQVTRYRNGDAYTTTQVYHERVNTHVAEGEFDFGRCGMKDVSRDLRGLEGHPATRLHFTKCFSFTEAGPENDYLNQRARFFSEIEGLDDYMEAREGMQLKNVDFRENLIAYVDPDRLPWYSSQMAFWLAALLMLSWPLRVLIEYRTSYVHYRIEKLFGLEYSPSPLDEDRPNTGCVIPRVDTLDSTEMEWHIRCNRQVIPSYSEAMLINMSTADSNSLPDTECTSSSNCFLLESSQTAQSYGALQSQEDCEQCREPTGAGDGGGDGGGDGGRRRTLTSSSCSSIFSCRGALLHSHLSSDTSRFSLCRMYGSHRTIALWRSRSSTLTDPCCVDEQCCRSDSSQLALSDSPPTYRDARFFPVLIVHRSEGCGGEDGREVRRYYIRRGSSCVETDL, from the exons ATGCTCTCCTCCGATCCGGACTCTGCGGAGGACACGGCGGTCAACAATGCTCCCAATgaggctgaggaagaggagcaggaggatgaGCAGGACTCATCGGCAGAGAGTGATGTCCCAGAGGAG cagcgtCCAGTGAAGCAGTCCCTCGGTGCTTGTGTGTGCCGGGAGTCCCATTGGCGCTgcctgctgctctctctgctcaTGTACAGCTGCCTGGGCGCCGTGGCCTGGTGCCAGCTGACCCGGGTCACCAAAATCAGCTTCAACTCCGccctcacctcctccttctctgcctccttcacctcctccctGCGGGGCGCCTCTGGGATGGGTGTTAGCGGAAACTCGATGATCTACCACGACAGCCCCTGCTCTGACGGCTACATCTACATCCCTCTGGCCTTCCTGCTCATGCTCTACGTCTTATACATGGTGGAGTGCTGGCACTGCAGAGCAAGGAGCGAGCTGCAGAGTAAAGCAGACGTAGACACAGTGTACGAGCGTGTGCTACGCATGAGACAGGCCCAACCTTGCATTTGGTGGAAAGCCATTAGCTACCACTTTGTCCGTCGGACCCGTCAAGTAACTCGATATCGCAATGGAGATGCCTACACCACCACACAGGTGTACCACGAGAGGGTGAACACACATGTGGCCGAGGGGGAGTTTGACTTCGGCCGCTGCGGGATGAAAGATGTATCACGTGACCTCAGGGGATTGGAGGGACATCCAGCGACTCGCCTGCACTTCACAAAATGTTTCAGCTTCACAGAGGCCGGGCCAGAAAACGATTACCTCAACCAGAGAGCAAGGTTCTTCTCTGAAATCGAGGGTTTGGACGATTACATGGAGGCTAGGGAGGGCATGCAGTTGAAGAATGTGGACTTCAGAGAAAACCTGATAGCCTATGTGGACCCTGACAGGTTGCCTTGGTACAGCTCGCAGATGGCCTTCTGGCTGGCAGCTCTGCTCATGTTGTCATGGCCTCTGAGAGTGCTGATAGAGTACCGCACTTCTTATGTGCACTACCGCATAGAGAAACTATTCGGGTTAGAGTACAGCCCGTCTCCTCTCGATGAAGACAGGCCTAATACTGGGTGTGTTATTCCCAGAGTAGACACACTGGACAGCACTGAGATGGAGTGGCACATACGCTGTAACCGGCAGGTGATCCCTAGCTACTCTGAGGCCATGCTGATAAACATGAGCACTGCCGACTCTAACTCCTTACCAGACACTGAATGCACCTCCTCCTCAAACTGCTTCCTCCTCGAGAGCAGCCAGACTGCTCAGAGTTACGGCGCCCTGCAAAGCCAGGAGGACTGCGAGCAATGCAGGGAGCCGACAGGAGCAGGGGATGGTGGAGGCgatggaggaggtgatggaggcaggaggaggaccCTCACCagctccagctgctcctccatCTTCTCTTGCCGGGGAGCACTGCTACATTCCCACCTCTCCTCGGACACCTCCCGCTTCTCTCTCTGCCGCATGTACGGCTCCCACCGCACCATAGCTCTGTGGAGGAGCCGCAGCAGCACCCTGACTGACCCGTGCTGCGTGGACGAGCAGTGCTGTAGGTCCGACTCCAGCCAGCTGGCACTCAGTGACAGTCCGCCAACCTATAGGGATGCCCGCTTCTTCCCTGTGCTGATCGTGCACCGGTCTGAAGGCTGTGGCGGCGAGGACGGGAGGGAAGTGAGGCGATATTACATACGGAGAGGGTCTTCCTGTGTAGAGA